The following DNA comes from Moritella sp. 24.
ATTAGCACTTGGTTTTTGTGATAGTTTGGCTTACCAAGCTAGTTTATGATTTAAAAAGTGCTACTCCACGCAGCTTTTTATTTTTTATTATTAATGCTTTTTCAGCTGCAAAAGCGCAAAATGGCATCCTTGTATATAGTTGAAATAACTGACAATTAGAGGGTTAACATGTTGTATTCACTGCCGTCGTCCTTATGGATGGTGTTATATTACCTTGGGTTCTTCGGCGTCTACGGTGTTCTGCTACCGTTTTGGGCATTGTGGTTAAAAGGCGAGGGTACATCGACAGAAATGATCGGTACTATGCTGGCTTTTGCGTTGATCGCTCGTTCTGCTGGTGCGCTATTACTCACTCGAAACCTGACTACAACAGCCTCTTTATTGCAGGCGATGCGGCGGCTAACACTTATTAGCATAGTTACCTTTGCGGGTTTTTACCTGAGTGATAATGTCTACGTTGTTTTTTTACTCGTGATCATCACTAACTTTGTTTTCTCACCGTTAATGGCATTAGGTGAAGCAATGGCTGCGAAACTCGTCCGTTATAATAATATGGATTACGGTAAGACGCGGTTATGGGGCTCGATAGGATTCATGCTTGCAAGTGCATTGACTGGATTGTTGGTTGAATCTTTTGATCATAAAGTGATTCTGTTATCGATTATTATTGGCTTAGCTGGACTGTTGTTATTGACGGTGACGCCTGCGCGTAACATGCCAGAAGATGCATTGACGACGAGTAAAAAAAGTAGCAGTTTTATGACGATTCTAAGTCGCCCTAGTTTTTGGCCATTTTTGTTGATTACGGCATTACTGCAAGGTGCACATGCTGCTTATTATGGTTTTGGTGCCGTATATTGGCAGGATATTGGCATTAGCGAAACTTACATTGGTTATTTTTGGAGTGTCGGTGTTGTTGGTGAAATATTTTTCTTAGCTGTTGGCCGTCGATTGTTTGCTAATACGAGTTTGGCGATGATGTTTGTTATCGCAACCTTGGGGAGTGTTGTTCGTTGGTTAACGCTGAGTTATGCGGTGGATGTTTCTGTGATCATGTTATCGCAATTACTGCATGGTGTGACGTTTGGTATCGCACATTTAGCGGCAATGCGTTATATATCTGAGACTGTGGCAGATGAAGACACCATGACGGTGCAAGCTATCTATGCAGCCATTCCATTTAGC
Coding sequences within:
- a CDS encoding 3-phenylpropionate MFS transporter; amino-acid sequence: MLYSLPSSLWMVLYYLGFFGVYGVLLPFWALWLKGEGTSTEMIGTMLAFALIARSAGALLLTRNLTTTASLLQAMRRLTLISIVTFAGFYLSDNVYVVFLLVIITNFVFSPLMALGEAMAAKLVRYNNMDYGKTRLWGSIGFMLASALTGLLVESFDHKVILLSIIIGLAGLLLLTVTPARNMPEDALTTSKKSSSFMTILSRPSFWPFLLITALLQGAHAAYYGFGAVYWQDIGISETYIGYFWSVGVVGEIFFLAVGRRLFANTSLAMMFVIATLGSVVRWLTLSYAVDVSVIMLSQLLHGVTFGIAHLAAMRYISETVADEDTMTVQAIYAAIPFSLAIALLTFVSGLFYPELKENIFIFMAIAVLPVLVLVRSKHI